The following proteins are co-located in the Streptomyces sp. NBC_00435 genome:
- a CDS encoding 3'-5' exonuclease, with translation MTRWYEGPLAAFDTETTGVDVERDRIVSAALIVQECAGGRVRSTRWLVNPGIPVPPGATEVHGLTDDHLQRNGRWPAPVVEEIARALGEQQVAGRPVVVMNAPFDLTLLDRELRRHRASSLARYLDNRPLTVLDPRVLDKHLDRYRKGRRTLTDLCAHYGIELEGAHDAGADALASLELVRAVGRRFAGRLERLTPAELHTLQQVWHAAQARGLQAWFARQGTPEPVDPHWPLRPELPAAA, from the coding sequence ATGACACGCTGGTACGAGGGCCCGCTGGCCGCATTCGACACTGAGACGACCGGGGTGGACGTGGAGCGGGACCGGATCGTGTCCGCCGCGCTCATCGTGCAGGAGTGCGCGGGCGGCCGGGTCCGTTCGACGCGCTGGCTGGTCAATCCCGGCATCCCGGTACCTCCGGGGGCCACGGAAGTGCACGGTCTGACCGATGACCACCTCCAGCGCAACGGGCGTTGGCCCGCGCCGGTGGTGGAGGAGATAGCCCGCGCGCTCGGGGAGCAGCAGGTGGCGGGCCGGCCGGTGGTGGTGATGAACGCGCCGTTCGATCTGACACTGCTGGACCGGGAGTTGCGCCGGCACCGGGCGTCCTCGCTGGCGCGCTACCTGGACAACCGGCCGCTGACGGTGCTGGATCCGCGGGTGCTGGACAAGCATCTGGACCGCTACCGCAAGGGGCGGCGCACGCTGACGGATCTGTGCGCGCACTACGGGATAGAGCTGGAGGGGGCCCACGACGCGGGCGCGGACGCGCTGGCCTCACTGGAGCTCGTACGGGCGGTGGGGCGCCGGTTCGCGGGCCGGCTGGAGCGGCTGACGCCCGCGGAGCTGCACACGCTCCAGCAGGTGTGGCACGCGGCCCAGGCGCGGGGACTGCAGGCGTGGTTCGCGCGGCAGGGGACGCCTGAGCCGGTGGATCCGCACTGGCCGCTGCGGCCGGAACTGCCCGCGGCGGCCTGA
- a CDS encoding SsgA family sporulation/cell division regulator: MNTTVSCELHLRLVVSSESSLPVPAGLRYDTADPYAVHATFHTGAEETVEWVFARDLLAEGLHRPTGTGDVRVWPSRSHGQGVVCIALSSPEGEALLEAPARALESFLKRTDAAVPPGTEHRHFDLDKELSHILAES; encoded by the coding sequence ATGAACACCACGGTCAGCTGCGAGCTGCACCTGCGCCTCGTTGTGTCGAGCGAGTCCTCACTGCCTGTTCCCGCGGGCCTGCGGTATGACACGGCCGATCCCTACGCCGTGCACGCCACCTTCCACACCGGCGCCGAGGAGACGGTCGAATGGGTATTCGCCCGCGACCTCCTCGCCGAGGGCCTTCACCGGCCCACCGGTACCGGCGACGTCCGCGTATGGCCGTCCCGCAGCCACGGTCAGGGAGTCGTCTGCATCGCCCTGAGCTCACCGGAGGGAGAAGCACTGCTCGAAGCACCCGCCCGAGCACTGGAGTCGTTCCTCAAGCGGACGGACGCCGCGGTTCCACCAGGAACCGAACACCGGCACTTCGACCTCGACAAGGAGCTCTCCCACATCCTGGCCGAATCCTGA
- a CDS encoding SRPBCC family protein translates to MDRTRCGAGAGKAAPGRARPGTSGSDGRGADGRGSDARGSHDRWTRYRFREVWDLDAAPARVYAALERPESYPLWWPQIHAVVPTGDGHSGTALIRSALPYTLRVTADALLRDPVRGILEVALRGDLEGWARWTVRPRPGGARALYEQEVEVRRPLMRWLALPGRPVFRLNHTLMMRAGRRGLAAHLAAGPEAV, encoded by the coding sequence ATGGACCGAACCCGCTGCGGCGCAGGCGCCGGCAAGGCAGCACCCGGCAGGGCGCGCCCCGGCACGTCTGGCTCCGACGGCCGCGGCGCCGACGGCCGCGGCTCCGACGCCCGCGGCTCCCACGATCGCTGGACCCGCTACCGCTTCCGTGAGGTGTGGGACCTGGACGCCGCGCCCGCCCGCGTCTACGCCGCCCTGGAGCGCCCCGAGTCGTACCCCCTGTGGTGGCCCCAGATCCACGCGGTCGTCCCCACCGGCGACGGGCACAGCGGCACCGCCCTCATTCGCTCCGCCCTCCCGTACACCTTGCGCGTGACCGCGGACGCACTCCTGCGTGATCCCGTGCGCGGGATCCTGGAGGTCGCCCTGCGCGGGGACCTGGAGGGCTGGGCGCGGTGGACCGTACGGCCGCGACCCGGTGGCGCGCGGGCCCTGTACGAGCAGGAGGTCGAGGTGCGCCGCCCGCTCATGCGGTGGCTCGCGCTCCCCGGCCGGCCGGTGTTCCGGCTCAACCACACCCTGATGATGCGGGCCGGCCGGCGCGGGCTCGCCGCACATCTGGCGGCCGGACCGGAAGCGGTTTGA
- a CDS encoding potassium channel family protein, giving the protein MHDAPESRDQAWERRTELPLFFASLIFLAGFTLAVLAYEVHPLVRAVGVGLVMLTWLCFVVDYAVRLALSGMRPPRFVRLHVLDTLIVLLPLLRPLRMVKVHDAIQARYNRPRRNLYARVMSYAGLSAGLLGFAGALGVHHFERRAPGASIRTLGDAVWWVCETLTTVGYGDMAPVTPGGRIIAAFMMAGGLALLGAVTGSFSAWMLQAFRREDEDEPPGN; this is encoded by the coding sequence ATGCACGATGCACCCGAGAGCCGCGACCAGGCGTGGGAACGCCGGACCGAACTGCCGCTGTTCTTCGCCTCCCTGATCTTCCTCGCCGGTTTCACGCTCGCCGTCCTGGCCTACGAGGTCCACCCGCTCGTACGGGCCGTCGGCGTCGGCCTCGTGATGCTGACCTGGCTGTGCTTCGTCGTGGACTACGCGGTGCGGCTGGCCCTGAGCGGCATGCGGCCCCCGCGTTTCGTGCGCCTGCACGTGCTGGACACGCTGATCGTTCTCCTACCGCTGCTGCGGCCGCTGCGCATGGTCAAGGTCCACGACGCGATCCAGGCCCGGTACAACCGCCCGCGCCGGAACCTGTACGCCCGCGTGATGTCGTACGCCGGCCTGTCGGCCGGGCTGCTCGGCTTCGCGGGCGCCCTCGGGGTCCACCACTTCGAGCGCAGGGCCCCCGGGGCCTCGATCCGCACCCTCGGGGACGCGGTGTGGTGGGTGTGCGAGACGCTGACGACGGTGGGCTACGGGGACATGGCCCCGGTGACCCCGGGGGGCCGGATCATCGCGGCGTTCATGATGGCCGGCGGGCTGGCGCTGCTGGGAGCGGTGACGGGTTCGTTCTCCGCCTGGATGCTCCAGGCCTTCCGGCGGGAGGACGAGGACGAGCCCCCGGGGAACTGA
- the thrS gene encoding threonine--tRNA ligase, which yields MSDVRVFIQRDSERDERVVATGTTAAELFAGERTIVAARIAGELKDLAYEVKDGETVEPVEISSPDGLDILRHSTAHVMAQAVQELFPEAKLGIGPPVRDGFYYDFDVAKPFTPDDLKAIEKKMQEIQKRGQRFARRVVTDEAAREELADEPYKLELIGIKGSASTDDGANVEVGGGELTIYDNFDAKTGDLCWKDLCRGPHLPTTRNIPAFKLMRNAAAYWRGSEKNPMLQRIYGTAWPSKEELKAHLDFLVEAEKRDHRKLGTELDLFSVQDEIGSGLAVFHPRGGVIRRTMEDYSRKRHEEEGYEFVYTPHATKGTLFEKSGHLDWYAEGMYPPMQLDGGTDYYLKPMNCPMHNLIFDARGRSYRELPLRLFEFGTVYRYEKSGVVHGLTRSRGFTQDDAHIYCTKEQMAEELDRTLTFVLNLLRDYGLTDFYLELSTKDPEKFVGSDEVWEEATATLQQVAEKQGLPLVPDPGGAAFYGPKISVQCRDAIGRTWQMSTVQLDFNLPERFNLEYTGPDGTKQRPVMIHRALFGSIERFFAVLLEHYAGVMPPWLAPVQAVGIPIGDSHIEYLQEFAAEAKKKGLRVEVDASSDRMQKKIRNQQKLKVPFMIIVGDEDMAAGTVSFRYRDGSQENGVPRDQALAKLVDVVERRVQV from the coding sequence GTGTCAGACGTCCGTGTGTTCATCCAACGCGATTCCGAGCGGGACGAGCGCGTGGTGGCCACGGGCACTACGGCGGCGGAGCTCTTCGCCGGCGAGCGCACCATCGTCGCCGCGCGCATCGCCGGCGAGTTGAAGGACCTCGCGTACGAGGTGAAGGACGGCGAGACCGTCGAGCCCGTGGAGATCTCCTCCCCGGACGGCCTCGACATCCTGCGCCACTCGACCGCGCACGTCATGGCGCAGGCCGTGCAGGAGCTGTTCCCCGAGGCCAAGCTGGGCATCGGCCCGCCGGTCCGGGACGGCTTCTACTACGACTTCGACGTGGCGAAGCCCTTCACCCCCGATGACCTCAAGGCCATCGAGAAGAAGATGCAGGAGATCCAGAAGCGCGGCCAGCGTTTCGCCCGCCGCGTCGTCACCGACGAGGCGGCCCGCGAGGAACTCGCGGACGAGCCGTACAAGCTCGAGCTCATCGGCATCAAGGGTTCGGCTTCGACCGACGACGGTGCGAACGTCGAGGTGGGCGGTGGCGAGCTGACCATCTACGACAACTTCGACGCGAAGACCGGCGACCTGTGCTGGAAGGACCTCTGCCGCGGTCCCCACCTGCCGACCACCCGCAACATCCCCGCGTTCAAGCTCATGCGCAACGCCGCCGCCTACTGGCGCGGCAGCGAGAAGAACCCGATGCTCCAGCGCATCTACGGCACCGCGTGGCCGTCGAAGGAGGAGCTGAAGGCCCACCTCGACTTCCTCGTGGAGGCCGAGAAGCGCGACCACCGCAAGCTCGGCACCGAGCTCGACCTGTTCTCCGTACAGGACGAGATCGGCTCCGGCCTGGCCGTCTTCCACCCGCGCGGCGGCGTCATCCGGCGCACCATGGAGGACTACTCGCGCAAGCGGCACGAGGAAGAGGGCTACGAGTTCGTCTACACCCCGCACGCCACCAAGGGCACCCTCTTCGAGAAGAGCGGCCACCTGGACTGGTACGCGGAGGGCATGTACCCCCCCATGCAGCTCGACGGTGGTACCGACTACTACCTCAAGCCCATGAACTGCCCGATGCACAACCTGATCTTCGACGCGCGCGGCCGCTCCTACCGCGAACTGCCGCTGCGCCTCTTCGAGTTCGGCACCGTGTACCGGTACGAGAAGTCCGGCGTCGTGCACGGCCTGACCCGCTCGCGCGGCTTCACCCAGGACGACGCCCACATCTACTGCACCAAGGAGCAGATGGCGGAGGAGCTCGACCGCACGCTGACCTTCGTGCTGAACCTGCTCCGCGACTACGGTCTGACCGACTTCTACCTGGAGCTGTCGACCAAGGACCCGGAGAAGTTCGTCGGCTCGGACGAGGTCTGGGAAGAGGCCACCGCGACCCTCCAGCAGGTGGCCGAGAAGCAGGGTCTGCCGCTGGTCCCGGACCCGGGCGGCGCCGCGTTCTACGGCCCGAAGATCTCGGTCCAGTGCCGCGACGCGATCGGCCGTACCTGGCAGATGTCGACCGTCCAGCTCGACTTCAACCTCCCGGAGCGCTTCAACCTGGAGTACACCGGCCCGGACGGCACCAAGCAGCGCCCGGTCATGATCCACCGCGCGCTGTTCGGTTCCATCGAGCGGTTCTTCGCCGTACTGCTGGAGCACTACGCGGGCGTCATGCCGCCGTGGCTCGCCCCGGTCCAGGCGGTCGGCATCCCGATCGGCGACTCGCACATCGAGTACCTGCAGGAGTTCGCCGCCGAGGCGAAGAAGAAGGGCCTGCGGGTCGAGGTGGACGCCTCGTCCGACCGGATGCAGAAGAAGATCCGCAACCAGCAGAAGCTCAAGGTCCCCTTCATGATCATCGTCGGTGACGAGGACATGGCCGCGGGCACCGTCTCCTTCCGCTACCGCGACGGCTCGCAGGAGAACGGTGTGCCGCGCGACCAGGCGCTGGCCAAGCTCGTCGACGTCGTGGAGCGCCGCGTACAGGTCTGA
- a CDS encoding SCO7613 C-terminal domain-containing membrane protein, which yields MENPLPPGEELALIDRELFQLDARRHYLLSRREWLLRGRAPLAWGVQAQPPRPGRGPGPQTPAPGAQNVLLILGAVLLAVAALAFTLVSWGSLGLAGRSAVLAAVTAAALGLPAALLRRGLRSTAEAVAAVGLLLTVLDAYALYAVGMPGTDGTAYAAGAAAVLAAVWAAYGWALAGWAQAGRTPAAGQSPTALRIPPAAALLTAQLPLPLAALAAGATGPDVGWALLATAALDAGFALLRPGRLARWAGTAGSVAGGAALLTGLAESVAAGSTGAALGSSALLAAVAVLAVAVAWRAAGVPAVFAAAGALAMVAALGGPAAPQLRPPWAAVAYLVVALPLLGALRVPALPAAVRRGLAWAGAGVAALQAVSATAWVATVLVGRLRVLEEVWSATTPAPAAGTALGAAPLVVLLLTAGAAWWLARVLPGRPEPGVAAVVLGWAGLFTAPVVLCPAAPGAVFAVQLVVTLTAGALALRSTAPAAAGPGFAAGACALVGAGSVSVAALDGRLATFGVFGLLGAACAAGAAYRAAPAWARAGAAAFAVGYAALLAVALGALLDRPVAWWAPPVLVVPAAVAALGPRLGGVRAPAEVAAAGAGLLAVALAAGDAPVLALVLALAGVVCAGAAVRPERRSAAGWPAGALFLAATWVRLAASGVTVPEAYTLPVTAAALAVGFLRRRRDPRAASWTAYGPGLAATLLPSTLAVWGDPHWLRPLLLGAGALAVTLAGARRRLRAPLLLGGATLVAVALHELTPYVIQVVDALPRWLPPALAGVLLLAVGATYEKRLRDARRLREAIGRLT from the coding sequence ATGGAGAACCCCCTGCCGCCGGGCGAAGAGCTGGCGCTCATCGACCGCGAACTGTTTCAACTCGATGCCCGGCGGCACTATTTGCTGAGCCGCCGGGAGTGGCTGCTGCGCGGCCGGGCCCCCTTGGCCTGGGGTGTGCAGGCCCAACCGCCCCGGCCGGGGCGGGGACCGGGGCCGCAGACCCCGGCGCCCGGCGCGCAGAACGTGCTGCTGATCCTGGGAGCGGTCCTGCTGGCGGTCGCGGCTCTGGCGTTCACGCTGGTCAGCTGGGGCTCCCTGGGCCTCGCCGGGCGCAGCGCGGTACTCGCCGCGGTGACGGCGGCGGCGCTGGGTCTCCCCGCCGCGCTGCTGCGCCGCGGACTGCGCTCGACCGCCGAGGCGGTGGCCGCGGTCGGTCTGCTGCTGACGGTGCTGGACGCGTACGCGCTGTACGCCGTGGGCATGCCGGGGACGGACGGCACGGCGTACGCGGCGGGGGCGGCCGCGGTGCTGGCCGCGGTGTGGGCCGCGTACGGGTGGGCGCTGGCCGGATGGGCGCAGGCCGGGCGGACTCCGGCGGCCGGTCAGTCCCCGACGGCACTGAGGATCCCGCCGGCCGCGGCCCTGCTGACGGCGCAGCTCCCACTGCCGCTCGCGGCACTGGCCGCCGGGGCGACCGGGCCGGACGTGGGCTGGGCGCTGCTGGCGACGGCCGCGCTGGACGCGGGGTTCGCGCTGCTCAGGCCGGGCCGGCTGGCCCGCTGGGCGGGGACGGCGGGCTCGGTGGCGGGCGGCGCGGCGCTGCTGACGGGCCTGGCGGAGTCGGTGGCCGCGGGATCGACGGGCGCGGCGCTGGGTTCCTCGGCGCTGCTGGCGGCGGTGGCCGTGCTGGCGGTGGCGGTGGCCTGGCGGGCGGCCGGGGTGCCGGCGGTGTTCGCCGCGGCCGGGGCCCTCGCGATGGTGGCGGCACTGGGCGGCCCGGCGGCGCCGCAGCTGCGCCCGCCCTGGGCGGCGGTGGCCTACCTGGTGGTGGCGCTGCCCCTGCTGGGTGCCCTGCGGGTGCCCGCGCTCCCGGCTGCGGTCCGGCGCGGCCTCGCGTGGGCCGGTGCCGGGGTGGCCGCCCTGCAGGCGGTGTCGGCCACGGCCTGGGTGGCGACGGTGCTGGTGGGCCGGCTTCGGGTGCTGGAGGAGGTCTGGTCGGCGACGACGCCCGCCCCGGCGGCCGGGACCGCGCTGGGGGCGGCGCCCCTGGTGGTGCTGCTGCTGACGGCCGGCGCCGCGTGGTGGCTGGCCCGGGTGCTGCCGGGTCGCCCCGAACCGGGGGTGGCCGCGGTGGTCCTGGGCTGGGCGGGCCTGTTCACGGCCCCGGTGGTGCTGTGCCCGGCGGCGCCGGGAGCGGTCTTCGCGGTCCAGCTCGTGGTGACGCTGACGGCGGGCGCGCTCGCACTGCGGTCCACGGCCCCGGCCGCCGCCGGACCCGGTTTCGCGGCGGGCGCCTGCGCGCTGGTGGGGGCCGGGAGCGTGTCCGTGGCGGCCCTGGACGGCCGACTGGCCACCTTCGGGGTGTTCGGGCTGCTGGGGGCGGCCTGCGCGGCGGGAGCGGCGTACCGGGCCGCCCCGGCCTGGGCCCGTGCTGGGGCCGCGGCGTTCGCCGTCGGGTACGCCGCGCTGCTCGCGGTGGCGCTGGGCGCGCTGCTGGACCGGCCGGTGGCCTGGTGGGCTCCCCCGGTGCTGGTGGTCCCTGCGGCGGTGGCGGCGCTCGGGCCCCGGCTCGGCGGCGTACGGGCCCCCGCGGAGGTCGCGGCGGCCGGCGCGGGGCTCCTCGCGGTGGCCCTGGCCGCCGGGGACGCCCCGGTGCTCGCGCTGGTCCTGGCGCTGGCCGGGGTGGTGTGCGCGGGGGCGGCGGTACGGCCCGAGCGGCGCTCGGCGGCCGGCTGGCCGGCCGGGGCGCTGTTCCTGGCGGCGACCTGGGTGCGGCTCGCCGCGTCGGGGGTCACGGTGCCCGAGGCTTACACCCTGCCGGTGACGGCGGCGGCGTTGGCGGTGGGCTTCCTGCGGCGGCGCCGGGATCCGCGGGCCGCGTCCTGGACGGCGTACGGGCCCGGTCTGGCGGCGACCCTGCTGCCGAGCACCCTCGCGGTGTGGGGCGACCCGCACTGGCTGCGGCCGCTGCTGCTGGGGGCGGGGGCGCTCGCGGTGACCCTGGCCGGAGCCCGCCGCCGGCTCCGGGCCCCGCTGCTGCTGGGCGGGGCGACGCTGGTGGCGGTGGCGCTGCACGAGCTGACCCCGTACGTGATCCAGGTGGTGGACGCGCTGCCCCGCTGGCTGCCGCCGGCGCTGGCGGGGGTCCTGCTGCTCGCGGTGGGGGCCACGTACGAGAAGCGGCTGCGCGACGCCCGCCGGCTGCGGGAGGCGATCGGCCGGCTGACGTAG
- a CDS encoding TIGR02611 family protein: MNTGSDREANESATESAVESAVDSAAGPAAGSAAAEEAPHVSKAPAFIKARRGLHLSWQVGVFVVGLAVIGAGIAMLVLPGPGWVAIFAGLAIWATEFAWAHLALRWTKRKVSEAAQKALDPRVRRRNIILTSVGLVVAGALIGFYLWKYGLVLPWNIKDQ; encoded by the coding sequence ATGAACACGGGGAGTGACCGCGAGGCCAACGAGTCCGCGACCGAATCCGCAGTCGAATCCGCAGTCGATTCCGCAGCTGGTCCCGCAGCCGGGTCCGCCGCGGCGGAAGAGGCGCCGCACGTCTCGAAGGCGCCCGCCTTCATCAAGGCCCGCCGGGGGCTGCACCTGAGCTGGCAGGTCGGCGTCTTCGTCGTCGGCCTCGCCGTCATCGGAGCGGGCATCGCCATGCTGGTCCTGCCCGGCCCGGGCTGGGTCGCGATCTTCGCGGGCCTGGCGATCTGGGCCACCGAATTCGCCTGGGCCCACCTCGCCCTTCGCTGGACCAAGCGCAAGGTCAGCGAGGCCGCGCAGAAGGCGCTGGACCCCCGGGTTCGCCGCCGCAACATCATCCTGACCAGTGTCGGACTCGTCGTCGCGGGCGCCTTGATCGGCTTCTACCTGTGGAAGTACGGGCTCGTCCTGCCCTGGAACATCAAGGACCAGTGA
- a CDS encoding CGNR zinc finger domain-containing protein produces MQIPHDTRRALDVVVALVNTTAETENSDGLADVNALRAFVHEYAISDVGELSARDLAGVRTVRGKFAQAFAAPSSRAAAVLINELVATAGTTPQLTNHDGYDWHVHYFAPGASVGDHLAADGGMALAFIVVSGEQERLRRCEAPDCRRAFVDLSRNRSRRYCDSRTCGNRLHVAAYRARRKSEQGSEQEEIVYGGEQQQAADHT; encoded by the coding sequence GTGCAGATCCCCCACGACACCCGTCGTGCGCTCGACGTCGTCGTCGCGCTGGTGAACACCACGGCCGAGACGGAGAATTCCGACGGACTGGCGGACGTGAACGCGCTGCGCGCCTTCGTCCACGAGTACGCGATCAGCGACGTCGGCGAGCTCAGCGCCCGCGATCTGGCCGGCGTACGGACGGTGCGCGGCAAATTCGCCCAGGCCTTCGCGGCGCCGAGCTCGCGTGCGGCCGCCGTGCTGATCAACGAGCTGGTCGCGACCGCCGGCACCACCCCGCAGCTGACGAACCACGACGGCTACGACTGGCACGTGCACTACTTCGCGCCGGGCGCCTCGGTGGGCGACCACCTGGCGGCCGACGGCGGCATGGCGCTGGCGTTCATCGTGGTCTCGGGCGAGCAGGAGCGGCTGCGCCGCTGCGAGGCCCCGGACTGCCGGCGGGCCTTCGTCGACCTGTCCCGCAACCGCTCCCGGCGCTACTGCGACAGCCGTACCTGCGGGAACCGGCTGCACGTGGCGGCGTACCGGGCCCGGCGCAAGTCCGAGCAGGGCTCAGAGCAGGAAGAGATCGTGTACGGCGGCGAGCAGCAGCAGGCCGCCGATCACACCTAG
- a CDS encoding DUF4365 domain-containing protein has product MALAQPEPGGMPALQIDPRSDPRSGPLRGTLATTACMETLQVGYLHAVAAAAGCSLSQPFPDNGIDWHVSHGAPEHVVDDEVTIKVQLKATYQIPPRPAGPSFGFTLDNEHLVKLARSPVAVHKILVVMLVPRARDQWLSAGHDRLDLRHCCYWTNLAGHPVTGRRRTTVRIPTTRIFDDRALCEIMTRVGSGGTP; this is encoded by the coding sequence ATGGCGCTCGCGCAGCCCGAACCGGGCGGGATGCCGGCGCTGCAGATCGATCCGCGGAGCGACCCGCGGAGCGGACCGCTGCGCGGCACACTCGCCACCACCGCCTGCATGGAGACCCTCCAGGTGGGATACCTGCACGCCGTCGCCGCCGCGGCCGGCTGCTCGCTGTCCCAGCCCTTTCCGGACAACGGCATCGACTGGCACGTCAGCCACGGTGCCCCCGAGCACGTCGTCGACGACGAGGTGACCATCAAGGTGCAGCTGAAGGCGACCTACCAGATACCGCCCAGACCGGCCGGGCCCTCCTTCGGCTTCACCCTCGACAACGAGCACCTGGTGAAGCTCGCCCGCTCCCCGGTCGCCGTGCACAAGATCCTCGTCGTCATGCTCGTCCCGCGCGCACGCGATCAGTGGCTGAGCGCCGGGCACGACCGGCTCGACCTGCGGCACTGCTGCTACTGGACCAATCTCGCCGGACACCCCGTGACCGGCCGGCGCCGGACCACCGTACGGATCCCGACCACGCGGATCTTCGACGACCGGGCGCTCTGCGAGATCATGACCCGGGTCGGGTCGGGAGGGACACCTTGA